In Danaus plexippus chromosome 6, MEX_DaPlex, whole genome shotgun sequence, a single window of DNA contains:
- the LOC116779153 gene encoding uncharacterized protein LOC116779153: protein MGLRSVVGVLALVACACASVNDNDIEGGERVVLYAPVLAPPRDSRTHITERARQFPVLVLLAQRNPPPRSLEPQAKSLGDYSKPSVVYVQKLEDQKRTGNLKREKRHLHKLLGLGGGGISFGGGFGYGGGGGYGGGGGYEGGYGGRGYEGGYGGHGGYQEPSKTIIVKVVKEHGHGGHHGGGNYGGQGAGGGYGGGYGGGYGGGYGGGGGGGGGGGGGGGYGGGYNGGYNGGGYDGGYVQPGHGGCNGGCGNYGGGSNSHATATATATATAHANSYQYKKK, encoded by the exons ATGGGACTCCGAAGTGTGGTGGGCGTGTTAGCGCTCGTGGCGTGCGCCTGCGCATCAGTGAACGACAATGATATTGAAGGGGGTGAACGGGTTGTACTCTACGCCCCGGTCCTGGCTCCTCCAAGAGATTCTAGGACTCATATAACGGAGCGTGCTCGTCAGTTTCCCGTCTTAGTGCTGCTAGCGCAGAGGAATCCCCCGCCGAGGTCTCTGGAACCTCAAGCGAAATCTTTGGGAGATTACTCGAAACCTAGCGTAGTTTATGTTCAG AAATTAGAAGATCAAAAGAGAACCGGTAACTTGAAGCGAGAGAAACGTCATTTGCATAAGCTATTGGGTCTGGGAGGTGGGGGAATATCTTTCGGCGGTGGATTCGGCTACGGGGGTGGTGGTGGCTATGGAGGAGGCGGTGGCTACGAGGGAGGCTATGGAGGTCGAGGATATGAGGGGGGGTACGGTGGTCACGGCGGATATCAAGAACCATCGAAAACCATCATTGTTAAAGTGGTTAAAGAACACG GTCATGGAGGTCACCACGGGGGTGGCAATTATGGTGGTCAAGGAGCTGGAGGAGGATACGGAGGAGGATACGGTGGAGGATACGGCGGCGGTTACGGCGGCGGCGGAGGTGGTGGCGGCGGTGGTGGCGGTGGTGGTGGTTACGGGGGTGGCTACAACGGTGGTTACAACGGTGGTGGCTACGACGGAGGATATGTCCAGCCGGGTCACGGTGGCTGCAACGGCGGATGTGGCAACTACGGAGGTGGATCGAACTCCCACGCCACTGCCACTGCTACAGCGACCGCCACGGCTCATGCAAATTCTTATCA gtataaaaagaaatag